In a genomic window of Arcticibacter tournemirensis:
- a CDS encoding S8 family serine peptidase, producing the protein MNFIQRTLLLFTFLPLFAVAQQKDKPVPNWQNLDLVKDGVMGVSTEKAYQELLKGKKGAPVVVAVIDGGVDAQHEDLKSVMWSNPSEVAGNNKDDDKNGFTDDIHGWNFIGSPQYSVQYDNLEVVRLIRKYREKYASVVNSTPLSPDERKEFNLYKQMVTDYMTKLENARMGYESTSILRKNVDSIASRIGKKQLTLDDFEQYKARNEIESKVLKVVKSELRKEHDYKKFKEDLDDAYKYYSSQVNYNLNIDFDPRDSVKDDYSNGAQYHYGNADVKGPDADHGTHVAGIIAADRHNNKGVKGVAENVQIMSVRTVPTGDERDKDVANAIRYAVDNGAKVINMSFGKSYSWDKHLVDSAVRYAASKDVLLVHAAGNDSKNTDIENNFPTRIFADSVDANFWGMNRKVSIVPGAGQRPMGSMGMPGSPRSNAAVKVEPDTLKFTKPKAENWIEVGASHWKNDDDLVASFSNYGRRSVDVFAPGVQINSTMPGSKYKENDGTSMAAPVVAGVAALIRSYYPSLTAVQVKDIIMKSVTKVDQKVKVKEEGSTKRVKFSEVCISGGVVNAYNALQMAADMQQRLSSK; encoded by the coding sequence ATGAATTTTATACAAAGAACACTTTTACTTTTTACCTTCCTTCCTCTCTTCGCTGTTGCTCAGCAAAAAGATAAACCTGTTCCAAACTGGCAGAACCTCGACCTGGTAAAAGACGGGGTTATGGGTGTAAGTACAGAAAAAGCATATCAGGAATTGCTGAAAGGAAAGAAAGGTGCGCCGGTTGTTGTAGCGGTAATAGATGGTGGAGTTGATGCGCAGCATGAGGATTTAAAGAGTGTAATGTGGTCTAACCCTTCGGAAGTTGCAGGTAACAATAAGGACGATGACAAGAATGGGTTTACAGATGATATCCATGGTTGGAACTTTATTGGTTCGCCGCAGTACAGTGTTCAGTACGACAACCTCGAAGTCGTAAGGTTGATCAGAAAGTATCGGGAGAAGTACGCCTCGGTGGTGAATTCTACTCCTTTATCACCGGATGAAAGAAAAGAGTTCAATCTGTATAAACAGATGGTGACGGACTATATGACTAAACTGGAGAATGCAAGAATGGGTTATGAGAGTACAAGTATCCTTCGCAAGAACGTAGATTCAATAGCGAGTCGTATTGGAAAAAAACAACTTACTCTTGACGATTTTGAACAATATAAGGCCCGGAACGAAATTGAATCCAAGGTATTGAAAGTAGTAAAGTCGGAGCTTAGGAAGGAGCATGACTATAAAAAGTTCAAAGAGGATCTGGACGACGCTTATAAGTATTACAGCAGTCAGGTGAACTACAATTTAAATATAGATTTCGATCCCAGAGACTCTGTTAAAGATGATTACAGTAATGGAGCCCAATATCATTATGGTAATGCAGATGTGAAAGGCCCGGATGCTGATCACGGAACGCACGTTGCCGGTATTATCGCTGCCGATAGGCATAACAATAAAGGTGTAAAGGGCGTAGCGGAAAACGTTCAGATTATGTCGGTGCGCACCGTGCCTACTGGCGATGAGCGCGATAAAGATGTAGCAAACGCTATACGCTATGCAGTGGACAATGGAGCCAAAGTAATAAACATGAGCTTTGGGAAAAGTTATTCATGGGACAAGCATTTAGTAGACAGCGCTGTGCGATATGCCGCTTCGAAAGACGTATTACTTGTTCACGCCGCTGGCAACGACTCTAAAAATACCGATATAGAGAACAACTTTCCGACACGCATTTTTGCAGATAGCGTGGATGCAAATTTTTGGGGAATGAACCGGAAAGTCTCTATCGTTCCTGGTGCCGGCCAACGACCTATGGGAAGCATGGGAATGCCCGGATCACCGCGCTCTAATGCCGCCGTGAAAGTTGAACCTGATACCCTTAAGTTTACGAAACCGAAGGCAGAAAACTGGATTGAGGTAGGAGCTTCTCACTGGAAGAATGATGATGATCTTGTTGCAAGCTTTTCTAATTATGGTAGGAGATCGGTAGATGTATTTGCTCCTGGGGTACAAATTAACTCTACTATGCCGGGTTCAAAGTATAAAGAAAACGACGGAACAAGTATGGCTGCTCCTGTAGTTGCTGGCGTAGCTGCTTTAATACGATCTTATTATCCTTCTCTTACAGCAGTTCAGGTTAAAGATATTATCATGAAGTCTGTGACCAAGGTAGACCAAAAGGTTAAGGTAAAGGAAGAAGGGTCGACCAAGCGCGTCAAATTCTCGGAGGTTTGTATTTCCGGTGGCGTAGTAAATGCCTACAATGCTTTACAGATGGCCGCCGATATGCAACAAAGGTTATCGAGCAAATAA
- a CDS encoding DinB family protein, translating to MNSFISSELREVYAGSPWYGPSVTDVLTSIDASVVYKHVGNTHSIAELLLHMAAWTEEVAARLRGKVASEPSRGDWSDASAAPWPELIRIFRDAHFDLLNAVAEFPSDKWEDMVPYENAESETTTFIKTVNGLLQHHAYHLGQISILNKQLSKS from the coding sequence ATGAATTCATTTATCAGTTCAGAACTTAGAGAAGTATACGCCGGTAGTCCCTGGTATGGACCGTCGGTCACAGACGTATTGACCAGCATCGACGCGTCAGTTGTTTATAAGCATGTTGGAAATACACATAGTATTGCCGAACTATTGCTGCACATGGCTGCCTGGACAGAAGAAGTGGCGGCACGGCTGAGAGGTAAAGTGGCCAGTGAGCCGTCACGAGGTGACTGGTCTGATGCCTCGGCAGCCCCCTGGCCTGAGCTGATCAGGATATTCAGAGATGCTCATTTTGACCTTCTCAACGCCGTGGCGGAATTTCCTTCGGATAAATGGGAGGATATGGTGCCCTATGAAAACGCGGAAAGTGAAACAACAACCTTCATCAAAACCGTGAATGGGCTTTTACAGCACCATGCCTATCATCTGGGGCAGATTTCAATTTTAAATAAACAGTTATCAAAAAGCTAA
- a CDS encoding CoA-binding protein, translating to MKKTLVIGATPDPSRYAYLAANKLVRYGHKIVNVGIKKGEVAGVPIEPPVAVHNDIDTVTLYVGTRNQPPLYDYILNTKPKRIIFNPGTENAELEAMARQRGIEIVEGCTLVMLSTGEF from the coding sequence ATGAAAAAGACATTAGTAATCGGGGCTACTCCCGATCCGAGCCGTTATGCCTATCTCGCCGCTAACAAACTTGTAAGATACGGACACAAAATAGTAAATGTGGGAATTAAGAAAGGGGAAGTAGCAGGTGTGCCTATCGAGCCCCCCGTAGCGGTTCATAACGATATAGATACGGTTACTTTATACGTGGGTACACGAAATCAGCCGCCTCTTTACGATTATATCTTAAATACCAAGCCCAAACGGATCATCTTTAATCCGGGCACGGAGAATGCCGAACTGGAAGCAATGGCTCGCCAGCGGGGGATTGAAATAGTAGAAGGTTGCACACTGGTTATGCTCTCGACCGGTGAATTCTGA
- a CDS encoding rhodanese-related sulfurtransferase yields MAKYQTLLYYCYSTIANAEQFAADHLQFCKSLGLTGRIIVADEGLNGTVSGTTEACGTYMNAVHADERFASTEFKIDEVDEPSFIKMHCRYKAEIVHSGLRDPHIIDPKKQTGVHLDPNEFLEMKDRDDVVILDVRSNYEHSLGKFKNAVTLDIDNFRDFPSKINELAQYKGKKILTYCTGGIKCEKASALLLHEGFEEVYQLHGGIINYGKEAGGKDFEGKCYVFDNRVAVDVNTVNPVVISKCHNCGKTTAKMINCANPECNEHFTQCDECGWELDGCCSNECKSHPRKRLYDGTGYYVKVPQQINLNKEGRGAFIKDLRPLA; encoded by the coding sequence ATGGCTAAGTATCAAACACTTCTTTACTATTGTTATAGTACAATAGCGAATGCGGAACAATTTGCCGCAGATCATCTTCAGTTTTGTAAGTCACTCGGACTCACCGGCAGGATTATTGTAGCCGATGAAGGACTAAACGGTACCGTTTCGGGCACAACCGAAGCGTGCGGTACTTATATGAATGCTGTCCATGCAGATGAACGCTTTGCATCTACAGAGTTCAAGATCGACGAGGTCGACGAGCCTTCGTTTATTAAGATGCATTGCCGCTATAAAGCAGAGATTGTACATTCCGGCTTGCGTGACCCTCATATCATTGATCCTAAGAAACAAACAGGGGTCCATTTAGACCCCAACGAGTTTTTAGAGATGAAGGACCGCGACGATGTTGTCATACTGGATGTCCGTTCAAATTATGAGCATTCCTTAGGGAAGTTTAAAAATGCAGTAACCTTAGATATTGACAACTTCCGTGATTTTCCGTCAAAGATTAATGAGCTCGCGCAGTATAAAGGTAAGAAAATATTGACCTATTGTACTGGCGGCATTAAATGTGAAAAGGCGTCTGCCCTTTTATTACATGAAGGCTTTGAGGAGGTGTACCAACTTCATGGGGGCATTATAAACTACGGGAAAGAAGCAGGGGGGAAGGATTTTGAAGGGAAATGTTACGTCTTTGATAACCGCGTCGCAGTCGATGTGAATACTGTTAATCCGGTTGTTATTTCCAAATGTCATAATTGTGGTAAAACTACAGCCAAGATGATCAACTGCGCCAATCCCGAATGCAATGAACATTTTACTCAGTGCGACGAATGTGGATGGGAACTGGACGGCTGTTGTTCAAACGAATGCAAAAGCCATCCCCGCAAGCGTTTGTATGATGGCACGGGGTATTACGTGAAAGTGCCACAACAGATTAATTTGAACAAGGAAGGCCGCGGTGCCTTTATTAAAGACCTTCGTCCTCTTGCATGA
- a CDS encoding methyltransferase RsmF C-terminal domain-like protein, producing the protein MSNRLPSALLRALIEEHGIEERSFLDEHENNVQLTSIRLNPLKKTDKFNAEEQVPWCKNGRYLKERPSFIGDPLFHAGCYYVQEASSMFLERALEQADLSVPVKVLDLCAAPGGKSTLIASLLHPESLLVSNEIIKSRVPVLSDNLTKWGALNCAVSNNDPRDFGRLEGYFDIMVVDAPCSGSGMFRKDPAAINEWSENNVQLCSERQQRILADAYPALKEGGLLIYSTCSYSSEENEQIADWLCDTYKLSSVRLPIEASWGIEETVSEKHACYGYRFYPHKVKGEGFFITCFRKQDGIEKDTPQLKLPKLNQNDVLAIEKWIASETLSLIPAKDGYCLIPSSLKNDILLLQSKLYLKKSGVYAGKFAGKDFIPDQELAQSNVLNNTVSRIGLAKEEALKYLRKDTLLIPDAKTGWALMCYEGFGLGWAKVLPNRINNYYPKELRILKEFN; encoded by the coding sequence ATGAGTAACAGACTTCCATCCGCACTACTACGGGCGCTTATTGAAGAACATGGAATTGAAGAGCGGTCTTTTCTGGACGAACACGAGAATAATGTTCAGCTCACTTCCATCAGACTAAACCCGCTTAAGAAAACCGACAAGTTCAATGCAGAAGAACAGGTTCCTTGGTGTAAGAATGGAAGATACTTAAAAGAGCGACCCTCCTTTATCGGGGACCCCTTATTTCATGCCGGTTGTTATTATGTACAGGAAGCATCTTCTATGTTTCTTGAAAGAGCGCTGGAACAAGCTGACCTGAGCGTCCCTGTCAAAGTGCTCGACCTGTGTGCAGCCCCTGGCGGAAAGAGTACTTTAATTGCTTCATTGCTTCATCCGGAAAGTCTGCTCGTTTCTAACGAGATCATTAAAAGCCGTGTACCTGTATTATCAGATAACCTTACCAAATGGGGAGCTTTGAATTGCGCGGTTAGCAATAACGATCCCAGGGATTTCGGCCGGCTGGAGGGTTATTTCGACATTATGGTGGTTGACGCCCCTTGTTCAGGCTCGGGCATGTTCAGAAAAGATCCTGCCGCAATCAACGAATGGTCTGAAAACAACGTCCAGCTGTGCAGTGAACGACAGCAGCGAATTCTCGCGGATGCTTACCCCGCCCTAAAGGAAGGCGGCCTTCTTATATATTCTACATGTTCTTATTCGTCGGAAGAAAATGAACAGATTGCCGACTGGCTCTGCGACACCTATAAGTTAAGCTCCGTTAGACTCCCGATAGAAGCCTCGTGGGGCATTGAAGAAACGGTCTCAGAAAAACACGCTTGCTATGGATACCGCTTTTATCCCCATAAAGTAAAGGGAGAGGGATTTTTCATTACTTGTTTTAGAAAGCAGGATGGAATAGAAAAGGATACCCCCCAGTTGAAACTTCCAAAGCTTAATCAGAATGACGTATTAGCAATCGAGAAATGGATAGCATCCGAAACCCTTTCTCTCATACCAGCTAAGGATGGATACTGTCTTATTCCTTCGTCTTTAAAAAATGATATCCTGCTGCTGCAATCGAAATTATATCTTAAAAAATCGGGGGTGTATGCGGGCAAATTTGCAGGAAAAGATTTCATTCCTGATCAGGAACTTGCGCAAAGTAATGTTTTGAATAACACTGTCTCGCGCATCGGGCTTGCAAAGGAAGAGGCTTTGAAGTACCTGAGAAAAGACACTCTTCTGATTCCGGACGCAAAAACCGGTTGGGCTTTGATGTGTTATGAGGGGTTCGGCCTCGGCTGGGCAAAGGTGTTACCCAACCGCATCAACAACTATTATCCCAAAGAGTTAAGGATTCTGAAGGAGTTCAACTAA